The nucleotide sequence TTACGGTTTACCATTACTTGCTCAGTACCTTCAGGGCCTTTTTGTTGTCCGATGAAGAAAAAATGCAGGTCGCGGTTTTCCCTGTGGCGGTTGCACCGTACACGTAGTTGATATTAATTCCTGCGTCCGCGATCTTCTTGGCTACCTTCTGCAGTTCTCCTGCCTTGTTCGGCATTTCTACCGCGAATACGTCTTCTTCTTCAGCCTTTGCTCCAAGCTTCGCAAGAGCTTTCTTGGCTTTCGCATTGCCGTCGGTGATGAGCATGAAGAACGCCTTCCCCTCCATTCCGTAAGCGCAAATTGAACTGATATTCACTTTCGCCGCTGCAAGGGCGGTCGTGACCTCTGAAAGCAACCCTGGCCTGTCCGGCATGTCGAACTCTAACTGTTTCACCTTTTTCCCTCTCGTCATAACGTCCTCCTTGGAAGAGCTTTCTATCTGAATTGTACATCATGCCCGAGAAAAGTCAAA is from Thermodesulfovibrionales bacterium and encodes:
- a CDS encoding ACT domain-containing protein, which codes for MTRGKKVKQLEFDMPDRPGLLSEVTTALAAAKVNISSICAYGMEGKAFFMLITDGNAKAKKALAKLGAKAEEEDVFAVEMPNKAGELQKVAKKIADAGININYVYGATATGKTATCIFSSSDNKKALKVLSK